In the Dryobates pubescens isolate bDryPub1 chromosome 21, bDryPub1.pri, whole genome shotgun sequence genome, one interval contains:
- the MKX gene encoding homeobox protein Mohawk isoform X2: protein MNTIVFSKLSGQVLFEEDAKERERSGRPYVGVVEGPHHAEVLLPDSPSIKESLSLRNRRTGARQSGGKVRHKRQALQDMARPLKQWLYKHRDNPYPTKTEKILLALGSQMTLVQVSNWFANARRRLKNTVRQPDLSWALRIKLYNKYVQGNAERLSVSSDDSCSEDGENPPRNHMNEGGYNKPVHHTVIKTENSVIKTGVRPETSANEDYVSPPKYKSSLLNRYLNDSLRHVMATNAAMMEKTRQRNHSGSFSSNEFEEELVSPSSSETEGNFVYRTETLENGPNKCES, encoded by the exons ATGAACACCATCGTCTTCAGCAAGCTCAGCGGCCAGGTGCTTTTCGAGGAGGACGCCAAGGAGAGGGAGCGGAGCGGCCGGCCCTAcgtgggggtggtggaggggcCGCACCACGCCGAGGTGCTTCTCCCCGACAGTCCGTCCATCAAGGAGAGCCTCAGCCTGCGCAACCGGCGAACGGG GGCGCGGCAGAGCGGCGGGAAGGTGCGGCACAAGCGGCAGGCGCTGCAGGACATGGCGCGGCCGCTCAAGCAGTGGCTCTACAAGCACCGCGACAACCCCTACCCTACCAAGACCGAGAAGATTCTGCTGGCCCTCGGTTCCCAGATGACCCTGGTGCAG GTATCAAACTGGTTTGCCAATGCAAGACGTCGGCTGAAGAACACTGTCAGGCAACCAGATCTTAGCTGGGCTTTACGAATAAAACTGTACAACAAGTATGTTCAAGGAAATGCTGAACGACTCAGCGTGAGCAGCGATGACTCATGCTCTGAAG ATGGAGAAAATCCTCCAAGAAACCATATGAATGAAGGGGGATATAACAAACCAGTTCATCACACTGTGATTAAAACTGAAAATTCAGTAATAAAAACAGGAGTGAGACCAGAAACAAGTGCCAATGAGGATTACGTGTCACCCCCCAAATACAAAAGCAGCTTATTGAATCGTTACCTGAATGACTCATTGAGACATGTCATGGCTACTAATGCAGCTATGATGGAAAAAACAAGGCAAAGGAATCACTCTGGTTCATTTAGTTCCAATGAATTTGAGGAAGagctggtgtccccatcatcaTCAGAGACAGAAGGCAATTTTGTCTACCGGACAG